A window of the Electrophorus electricus isolate fEleEle1 chromosome 11, fEleEle1.pri, whole genome shotgun sequence genome harbors these coding sequences:
- the eif4eb gene encoding eukaryotic translation initiation factor 4eb: protein MFHMRPVHKSCKMATAEPEIISNPSKSEEENSEESQEIVSPECYIKHPLQNRWSLWFFKNDKSKTWQANLRLISKVDTVEDFWALYNHIQLSSNLMSGCDYSLFKDGIEPMWEDERNKKGGRWLITLNKQQRKLDLDRFWLETLLCLIGEAFDDYSDDVCGAVVNVRTKGDKIAVWTTDYENREAITHIGRVYKERLGIPMKMTIGYQSHADTATKSGSTTKNKFVA from the exons ATGTTCCACATGAGGCCTGTGCACAAGTCATGTAAAATGGCGACTGCGGAGCCG GAAATAATTTCAAATCCATCTAAGAGTGAAGAAGAGAACTCAGAGGAAAGCCAAGAGATTGTCAGCCCTGAGTGCTACATCAAACATCCGCTACAAAACAG ATGGTCTTTATGGTTCTTCAAAAATGACAAGAGCAAAACATGGCAAGCAAACCTGCGGCTGATTTCCAAGGTTGACACGGTAGAGGATTTTTGGGC GCTTTACAATCACATTCAGCTGTCCAGTAATTTGATGTCGGGCTGTGACTACTCACTGTTCAAG GATGGGATCGAGCCCATGTGGGAGGACGAGAGGAATAAGAAAGGAGGCCGCTGGCTCATCACCCTCAACAAGCAGCAGAGGAAACTTGACCTGGACCGTTTTTGGCTGGAAACG CTCCTATGCCTCATAGGAGAGGCTTTCGATGACTACAGCGATGATGTGTGCGGTGCTGTAGTCAATGTACGAACAAAAGGGGATAAAATTGCAGTCTGGACAACTGACTATGAGAACAGAGAAGCCATAACACACATAGG GAGGGTGTATAAGGAGAGATTAGGCATCCCTATGAAGATGACAATTGGCTATCAGTCTCATGCCGACACAGCCACTAAAAGTGGCTCTACTACAAAGAACAAGTTTGTGGCCTGA
- the fam241a gene encoding uncharacterized protein FAM241A, whose translation MSSELPAVNDAAMIQREVGSRSRYPYEYAARAPEQNDLRARARPPGTPSTEPDSPTQEAVLVDDCERLGTLFGELNKCLRSIGFGQLYFGEKIVEPVVVLLFWVLLWFLGIQALGLVGTLCIVIIYIQK comes from the exons ATGTCTAGTGAACTGCCGGCAGTTAATGACGCAGCGATGATACAGCGCGAGGTAGGGAGTCGAAGCAGGTATCCCTATGAGTATGCAGCGCGGGCGCCTGAACAG AATGACCTCAGGGCAAGGGCTCGACCCCCAGGAACACCCAGCACTGAGCCTGACTCTCCTACCCAAGAGGCAGTACTAGTGGATGACTGCGAGAGGTTGGGCACCCTGTTTGGAGAGCTGAACAAGTGTTTGCGAAGCATAGGCTTTGGGCAGCTCTACTTTGGGGAGAAGATTGTGGAGCCTGTGGTGGTCTTGCTCTTCTGGGTGCTCCTTTGGTTCCTCGGCATCCAGGCCCTGGGTCTCGTGGGAACTCTGTGCATTGTCATCATCTACATCCAGAAGTAA
- the LOC113589673 gene encoding LOW QUALITY PROTEIN: alcohol dehydrogenase 1-like (The sequence of the model RefSeq protein was modified relative to this genomic sequence to represent the inferred CDS: deleted 2 bases in 2 codons), with the protein MATVGKVIKCQAAVAWEPNVPMVIEEIEVAPPQANEIRIKVIATGVCHTDLYHLFEGKNKEGFPAVLGHEGAGVVESVGPGVTEFKPGDKVIPLFLSQCRECRFCKCPKTNLCDQSWSSDRYAQMSDTTTRFSCRGQPILQFMGTSTFSEYTVLNQVAVAKIHDDAPLERVCLLGCGISTGYGAAINTAKVEPGSVCAVFGLGAVGLAAVMGCKNAGASRIIAVDINEQKFEKAKIFGATDFVNPKSHKKPISEVLAEMTNGGVDFSMECVGNGAVMRSALESCVKGWGVSVLVGWTDVQDFSARPIQLISGKTWKGSLFGGFKSKDSVPKLVLDYMAGRIMLDEFVTHTMSLDQVNDAVQLMKTGGCIRTIINLSK; encoded by the exons ATGGCTACTGTAGGAAAG GTAATTAAATGTCAGGCTGCTGTTGCCTGGGAGCCCAATGTTCCAATGGTGATAGAAGAGATCGAAGTGGCTCCACCCCAAGCAAATGAAATACGAATCAAG GTGATAGCTACAGGTGTGTGTCACACCGACCTCTACCACCTGTTTGAGGGGAAGAACAAGGAGGGTTTCCCTGCTGTCCTGGGCCATGAGGGTGCAGGTGTGGTGGAGAGTGTT GGGCCTGGGGTAACCGAGTTCAAACCAG GTGATAAAGTCATT ccccttttcctctctcagtGTAGAGAGTGCAGGTTTTGCAAGTGCCCAAAGACTAACTTGTGTGATCAGAGTTG GTCTAGCGATCGGTATGCTCAGATGTCAGACACCACCACACGCTTCTCGTGTCGTGGTCAGCCCATCCTGCAGTTCATGGGCACCAGCACCTTTTCGGAGTATACCGTCCTGAACCAGGTTGCCGTGGCGAAGATCCACGATGATGCCCCACTTGAACGCGTATGCCTGCTTGGTTGTGGCATCTCAACCGGCTACGGAGCCGCTATCAACACTGCCAAG GTGGAgccagggtctgtgtgtgcagtgttcgGGCTGGGTGCAGTGGGCCTTGCCGCTGTCATGGGCTGCAAAAATGCTGGCGCTTCCAGGATCATTGCTGTGGACATAAATGAACAGAAGTTTGAAAAGGCCAAGATCTTTGGAGCCACGGACTTTGTAAACCCGAAATCGCACAAAAAGCCCATCAGTGAGGTTCTGGCAGAAATGACCAATGGGGGGGTAGACTTCTCAATGGAGTGCGTGGGCAATGGGGCTGTTATG AGGAGTGCGCTGGAGTCCTGTGTTAAAGGCTGGGGAGTGAGTGTGCTGGTTGGTTGGACTGATGTTCAGGACTTCTCTGCTCGGCCAATTCAACTAATTTCTGGAAAGACCTGGAAGGGATCCCTTTTTGGGG GCTTTAAGAGTAAGGATTCTGTCCCAAAGCTAGTGCTGGACTACATGGCTGGACGTATAATGCTGGACGAGTTTGTGACACACACTATGAGTCTGGATCAGGTCAACGACGCTGTTCAGCTCATGAAAACTGGCGGCTG CATTCGAACCATCATAAATCTATCCAAATGA